Proteins co-encoded in one Nonlabens agnitus genomic window:
- a CDS encoding S1 RNA-binding domain-containing protein: MNLKPGDKVNLLIERETPLGFTVLIENEFEGLVYHDDVFIELEEGMEGIGFIKNIREDGKIDVTLRPQGYVNVIETDSETILETLRESPSGAIMITDKSSPDQIRHEFNMSKKSFKKAVGNLYKHKLINILDDRIELLVKQ, encoded by the coding sequence ATGAATCTAAAGCCAGGAGACAAGGTCAACCTTCTTATTGAACGAGAGACACCACTAGGTTTCACCGTACTAATAGAAAATGAATTTGAGGGACTCGTCTATCACGACGACGTATTCATTGAGCTGGAAGAAGGTATGGAAGGCATAGGTTTTATCAAAAACATACGTGAAGACGGTAAGATTGACGTCACCTTGAGACCGCAAGGTTATGTAAACGTGATTGAAACCGACTCTGAAACCATACTGGAAACCCTACGCGAAAGCCCATCTGGTGCCATCATGATAACAGATAAGAGCTCGCCAGATCAAATACGCCATGAGTTCAACATGAGTAAAAAGTCCTTTAAAAAAGCCGTAGGGAATCTATACAAGCATAAACTCATCAACATTTTGGACGACCGCATTGAGCTGTTAGTGAAACAATAA